AGCCGCGGCTTTTCCACATCAGTGCAGGCTGCCGGCCTCGGCCAGCAGGAATTCGGGGACGTCGGCGTAGAAGACGTCGGCGGTTTCGGTGGCGCAGAGATAGCGGCCGCTCATGCTGCCCTGCTTGGTGGCGATCTGGGCCCAGGAGCTGTACTGGAACCGCTCGCCGGGCTGAAGCACCGGTTGATGGCCGACCACGGCCAGGCCGTGGACCTCCTGCGAATGGCCGTTGGCATCGACGATGGTCCAGTGACGGCCGATCAGTTGCGCCGTGACATCCCCGCGGTTCTCGATGGTGACGGTGTAGGTGAACGCGTGCTGGCCGCGCTCCGGGAAGGTCTGTTCGGCCAGGGGCTCGACGACGACGCTGCAGTGAAAGTGCGGATGTGCCATTGCACCAATTCTAGGTGGGGGTCCGGTATGCTGGGTCCATCATCAAAAGAACCCGCATGGAGACAAGTCCAGGCCCCTCTGTGCCGCCGAAGGCCCTTGGCGTTGCGTCGGCCGACGCCGTGACGGCCTCGGTGCGCGACCTGGGCGCGCCGCGCGCCGCAGGCACCGCGCACTCGGCGGCTGGCAAGCGGGGGGGCTCCTCCGGCGAGGCTGAGGCCGGTCGGCGGTTCACACTCGTGGCGCTGGCGCGAAGCGCCGTCGCGCTGACCGGCGTGCTCGCAACGGCTCGGTACGCCGGCGCGATCCCCTTGGGCATGGGGCCCGCCCCGGCGTCGGCGGCCACGTCGCCCGTCCCCGACCCCATGGCCCGTGGCGGCGCGTCCAGCACCGGCGCTCCCGCGCCAGCACCGGCGTCGCAGATTCCCGCGCCCCGTTCGGTCGCCAGTTCGGGCGACGCGGTCCCCTCGAGTGGTCTGCTGCGGCTGCGCACGGCCTCCCAGTCCGGCTCGCCGCTCAAGTACAGCTCGGGTGATCCGCAGCGGCCTGGCTTGTGCGGCGAGATCGTGACGGCGTTGCTGCGAGCGGATCCCGACCTTCGGTTGGACGGAGTGGAGCAACGGGTGCCGCTGCGCCGGGTCGAGCTGATGCTGGGCCGTCGTGAGATCGATGTCTTTTTCTGTCTGCTGGATGCCGAGCATCGGAGTCCGCTGATGCGCTATCTGCCGGTGCCGCTGTACCGGGTGCGTCATGTGCTGGCGATGCGGGCCGATGACCCGCGCGTGCCGCGGAACTGGGACGAACTGCGTGCGTTCGCCCGCACCGAGCCGCTGCTGGTGCAGCAGGGCACCAAGCTGGCCGGCACCTTGCGGGAGGCGGATGTGCGCCATGTCGAAAGCGCCCGCACCGATCGGGACGCGATGGAGATGCTCGTGCGCGGCCGGGCGACCGCCGTCTATGGGCAGGATCTCGGGCTGCGGCAGGCGCAGCGTGGCACCGAGCTCGAGCGGCTGGTGCGCATCGGTCCCACGGTGTTCCAGGAGGATGTGCAGTACGCCGTGGTGTCGCGTGGGGTGTCGGCCCCGGTGGTGGCCCGCCTGACCGAGCGACTGCGGCAACTGGCCGTCAGCGGCGAATTGGCGCGACTTGCTGAACGCTATCGTTGAGCGCGGCAAATGCCGTCCGACCACGCCCGCATCCGGGTTCCTACAATGACGGTTTTCCCCGCCACCGGCTCCCACTGCCGATTCCTGCCATGACGCCGCCGACCCATCGCATCGCCCCCAGCATCCTGTCCGCCGATTTCGCCAACCTGGGCGAGGAGGTTCGCCAGGTGCTGGCCGCAGGCGCAGACTGGATTCACTTTGACGTGATGGACAACCATTACGTGCCCAACCTGACCTTCGGGCCGATGGTCTGCGAGGCGCTGAAAAAGCATGCCGTCAAACCCGACGGCACCCGCGCGCCGATCGACGTGCACCTGATGGTGCAGCCGGTCGACAGCCTGGCGCAGGCGTTCTGCCGCGCCGGCGCGGACCTGGTGAGCTTCCACCCCGAGGCCAGCCAGCATGTGGACCGCACCATCCAGTTGATCCACGGCGAAGGCGCCAAGGCCGGCCTGGTCTTCAATCCGGCCACCTCGCTGGATGTGCTGGAGTGGGTGATCGACAAGATCGACCTGGTGCTGATCATGAGCGTGAACCCCGGCTTCGGCGGCCAGAGCTTCATCCCCAGTGCGCTGAAGAAACTGCAGCAGGCCAAGGCCATGATCCTGGCCAGCGGCCGCGACATCCGACTGGAGATCGACGGCGGCGTGAAGGTCGAGAACATCCGCGAAATCGCCGACGCGGGTGCCGACACCTTCGTCGCGGGTTCCGCCATCTTCGGCAAGCCGGACTACCGCGCGGTGATCGATTCGATGCGCGCCGAGCTGGCGCGCTGAGCACGGGTTTCCGCTGACCGTCCGCCTCGCTGCCCGTTGACTTGCCGACCGTTGACTTCCCGACCGTTGACTTGCTGACCGTTGCCTCGCCCTCGTGATGCCGTTGATGCCCACGGCGTGCGTCATGTCCTGCAGTCCTTCTTGATCCTGATGCGTTGACCTCGCTCCTGCTTGTCTGTGCCGCCAACCTGTGTCGCTCGCCGATGGCCGAGGCGGTGCTGCGCGCCCGTGCCGCCCCGCTCGGCCTGACGGCGGTGGCATCGGCCGGCGTCTTTGCATCGTCCCGGGCGGCGCCGGTGGACAGGCGAGCGCATCAGGTGCTGTCGTCCCGAGGCTATGCACTGGACAAGCGCTGGCGGTCACGCCGAGTGCGGTCGGAGGACTTCGACACCCATGACCTGATCCTGGCGATGGACCGCACCGTGCTGCGCGCCTTGCGGTCGATGCGGCCGCCCGTGTCGCCGGCCCGCATCGGCCTGTTCCTGAACGGCATGACCGGCCTGGGCCTGGACGAGGTGCCGGATCCCTACTACGGCGCGACCGATGGTTTTGCCCTGGTGCTGGACCTGATCGAGGCGCGGGTGCAGACCTGGCCGAGCGAGGCACGCGCCTTCAGCACCGACCTCGACTGAGGACGCCGGCGCGCCCGTCTACAGTCACGCCAGACGCCGTCGGAAGCCGTTGGACGCCGCCTGACTTCGACAGGAATCGGCGGACCACGGCGGACCACGGCGGGTTTAGACCTCTCGCGCGCCATCGCGCCGGGCCCCTTCCTTCAGCCCCATTCACAAGGCTCACCATGTCCGATCGATTGCTCCAGGCTCCGGATGGCCAGTGGCGCTGCCGCTGGTGCGAGACGCCGGGCTTTGACGCCTATCGCCACTATCACGATCAGGAGTGGGGCTATCCGGTCGACGACGACCGTCGGCTGTTCGAGAAGCTCTGTCTCGAAGGCTTTCAGTCCGGCTTGTCATGGCGGACGATTCTGGCCAAGCGGGAGGCGTTTCGCGCAGCCTTCAGCCACTTCGATATCGAACGGGTCGCCCGCTTCGACGAGGCCGACATCGAGCGCTTGCTGGCCGATGCGGGCATCGTCCGTCATCGCGGCAAGATCGAGGCGGCGATCCATAACGCGGGCCGCGCGCTGGCGCTTCAACAGGAGGCCGGTTCGCTGGCCGCGTTCTTCTGGCGGCATGAAGAAACGGGTTTGCCGCCGCATGAGGTGCGTGGGGCCTCGGACGGCTCACGGACCCTGTCCAAGGCCCTGAAACAGCGCGGCTGGAAGTTCGTGGGCCCGACGACGGTCTACGCGTTCATGCAAGCCATGGGCCTGGTCAATGACCATGCCCCGGGGTGCATCGGCCGGAACGCGGTCGACCGGGCCCGCGCGCGCTTCCGGCTGCCGACCTGAACGCCGCAGCCCAGGTGGTCGCAGGACGGGCCCGCGCAGATACGCGGATTCAGTCCGATGCGTCGTAGGTCGTGACGTTCATGAGCGAACCGGGCGGCGGATTGCTCAAGCGTGCGAGGCCCTCTTGGAAGGCTGCCAAATGCGCAGCACCGCGACGCTCAAGCAGGTCCGCCAGCCGGGAGTCATCGGCCGCAGGCTCGCCCAGATCGAGCGCCTGCCGGCATTCCCTTGCGGACATGGCGCCGTTGTGCAAGGCCTGCACGATGCCATCGATCAATCCACGCAGCGACGCCGGTGAGCTGCACATGGCAGCCAACCTCAAAAACTGCCGCAGCAGGCTGACCATGTCCGCGGGGGGCAGGATTTGGGGCGGTTGCGTGCGCGGTGTCGCCGGGCTCAGGGGCCGATCGTGGCGCAGCTCCGCGATCATCTGCACATAGGCACTCAGCACCTGACCCCGGCCAGCTTGGATGGCACTCGTGAACGCGCCGCGTGGGCCAGGGAGGTCCGGGGGAAGCAGACAGACATGGCGCCATAGGATTCCGGTGAACGAGACATGAGATCGATTGCGGATCTGTTCGATCAAGGTGCCGACGGCCCTCATCAGTTCGGCCGAGTCCTGTTGCATCGCCAGGCGGACCATCTCGCCGGTGATGTGGTTCTCCGAAAGGGTGGTCCAACCTCGTACCTGATCGGGTGCCAGCAGGGCCACGCGGTGCTGGGCAATGAATGCGTTCAGAAACCAACGGCTGCGCACACCGTCCAGCGGCAGGCGCCACGCGGACAGCAGCCCCTGCAGCGCCTCGTCAGTCAGGCGGCTGCAGAGCTGCTCGCATTGCGCCGCCTCGTCCAGAAGACTGCATGAAGGCATCTGAACCAATTCCGCGGGATTGGGGCAGCGCAGCGCAGCGTTGACCGCCGCCCGGGCGGCATTCGAAGGCAACCGGGCATGCACGTTGGCATCGGCCCAGCTCGCCAGGTCGGCCGGCCGCAGCGGACGGGCCGTACCCGCCTCTTCCGCCCAGGCCAATACCTCGTCCTGATGCATCACCGAGAGCAGGGTCTGCCGACCCGGGATCAACGGATGGGGCACCAGCATCTGCGTGATCGTCCGTGGGTGACTCTCGTCCGCGATCACATCCAGACGCCGAAGCTCGTTCAGCAGGTGACGCCCCACCATGGCGGGGTCGCGGAGCGGTCTTGCCCACATCACCCCGTCGTCGTCTTCATCCAGATCCAGGACGCCGTGGCGGGGTACCTGACCGAACTCGGGCGAGAGGATGGCATCCGCTGCTGCGGCTGCGCGGTCCATGTCATCGTTCCATCGCCAGGGTTCGGACGAGGGGCGGGATGCTTCAGGCAGTTCGGACAGGAAGCTGTCGCGCCAGCGTTGGAGGTAGTTCTCTGCCAGGTGCTCAGCCAGACGACCGGGCACGAGCCGATGCTGGACCTCGAGCCGCACCTGTTCGAGCGTCTGGCGGTCGGGGGGCGCCGCGAGCCGATCGGCCGGCGGCGGCCGCCCCATGGCCGGATACAGCGCATGCCGCAGGCCGGACACCAGGTGAACCTGGGAGCCCGGCGCCATACGCAGCGTCCATTCGTGCAACCGTTCTACCTCAGTGACGATGATCTGGGTCAGCAGGGCTTCCATGGCCAGGTCGGCCGTGGCCGCCAGGCCGGTGCGGGATCGATCCAGCGCGATGCAGGCCTCCTGCAGCGCCAGGAGCACGCCGTCCAGGCACAAGGTCAATCGCGGTGTGGTCTCTTGCAGGGCTGTCAGCCGAGGCACGAGGTCGACGCGCTCGTCGGTGACTCGCCTGACAAACAGTGCCAATAGATCCTGGCCGTGATTGAAGAAGTCACCCGCCTGCGGACCCCATTGGCGATGCCGTCCAAGGATGTCGAAGTCCATGATGCGGCCATAAAGGCAAGACAGGTCCGTGAACACGGCCAGCGCTGCGGCTTGGGACAGGTGACGGTTCGCGAAGTTCCTCAGCTGCTGCATGTGCTGGTGTAGCTCGTCGCGGAAGAGGGGGAAGCTGTCGCTCACGCGGAAGCGGGCGACCGTGCCATGTCGTGCCGGGTTGTAGCGCACGGGTGTGGTGGGCACCGGCGCCCCGGGAACGTTTGGCACGTTCATCACGTCCGGCGGGGAGCGATGGCCGGCTGTCGCCCCGGAGGGCGGATCGGCTGAGGGGCCGGCGGAGGGGTCCGCCGCCGTACCGCCGCGCTGCAAGAAGGTGGGCGTGAAGCCGGGAAGGGTCCAAGACATGCGCAATCAGTGCGCAGACCCTGGCCGCGGTTCTGACTGCAGCCGCTCCGCGCCGCACCTGTAGTACCTGCAAGATCCGTCGACTCCGCCAGCTGCGGCGCCGGAGGCCCCCGGCCGGCCCGCCGGCATGTGCCGCGACCCCGCGGGCGGTTGGCAAGCAGGGTGTTCAGTCTGCGTGCGGGCCCGCGGGGTGCTCGGTCAATCGCGTGGGCGCGACCTCACGGTTATCGGCCCCCGTCCTCCTTGGAGGCTGTGACGCTGTCTCACACGACCAGTGCCTTCGCAAGCGCGGCGCCGACCGCGGCGTTGTGTTTCACCAGCGCGATGTTGGTGGCGAGACTGGCGCCGCCACTCAGGTCCTTGATGCGCGCCAGCAGGTAGGGCGTCACCGACTTGCCGCTGATGCCCTGGGCGTCGGCCTCGCTGAGCGCCTGCGCGATGTAGCCGTCAATGACGGCCGGTGGCATGGCGGCCTCGGCCGGGACCGGATTGCTGATGACCGCGCCGCCGCCTAGTCCCAGCGCCCACTTCGCGCGCAGGAATTTCGCCTGGTCGCCGGGATCATCGATCCGGAAGTCCGCCTTCAGGCCGCTGTCCCGGGTGTAGAACGCCGCGAAGTTGTCCTGTCCGACCGAGATCACCGGCACGCCGTAGGTTTCCAAGTACTCCAGCGTCAGGGCCAGGTCGAGGATGCTCTTGGCGCCGGCACAGACCACGGCGACCGGGGTGCGGGCCAGTTCCTGCAGATCGGCGGAGATGTCGAACGAGGTCTCCGCGCCGCGGTGCACGCCGCCGATGCCGCCGGTGACAAACACTTCGATGCCGGCCAGTTGGGCGCAGATCATGGTGGCGGCGACCGTTGTGGCACCGATGCGGCCGGTGGCCAGCGCGAAGGGCAAGTCGCGGCGGCTGAGCTTCATCGCATCGGGCGACCGGCCCAGCCATTCGAGTTGGGCCTCATCCAGGCCGACCCGGATCTTGCCGTCCAGCACCGCGATGGTGGCAGGCACCGCGCCGTGTTCGCGCACGATGGCCTCGACCTCGCGCGCGGTCTGCACGTTCTGCGGATAGGGCATGCCATGCGAAATGATGGTGGACTCCAACGCCACGATCGGCTGGCGGGCCAGGCGGGCGTTGGCGACTTCGGGAGAAAACTCGATCAGGTGTTCCAGCGTCATGGGGGGCTCGATTCGTGGGTGGGGAACGGCGCGACGCCGTCCAGGAGTCCGGGATGCAGGGCATCGCTGACGGTGTGGTCGCTCTGCAGCGTGAGCGCCGCCAGCTTCAGCCCGAGCTGGCAGGCAGCGCGCAGATCGTCGGGCGCGCGGCTGAGCGCGGCGACGATGCCTGCGGTCATGGCATCACCCGCACCGGTGACCTCGCGGATGCGGCGTGCCGCCAGGCGCGGCGCGGGGAGGGTGCGCAGGCGGTCACCGTCGCTGTAGCGCAGGCCTTTGGCGCCTTCGCTGATGACCAGCCGACGCAGTCCGCGCTCGCGCAGTCGGTGCCAGGCCTCGGTGAGGGCGTGGTCGTTGTCGTTGTCGTTGTCGCTGTCGCTGTCGCTCGCGCTGGCGCTGGCGTTGTCGTCCAGGAGTTCGGGGGGCCGCTCGCGCGGTCCATGGGGTGATGCCTTCGAGGATCCGGTCGCCTGCGGCGCCGACATCAGGGCGTGCAATTCGCCCCGGTTCAGCACCAACAGCTCGATGCCCTCCAGCCGTTCGCCGAGCCGCTTCATCTTTGGTGCGGACACGGCCACCACCACCAACGACTGCTGCCGCGCAATGGCCTCGGCACGCAGCTGATCCAGTGTCTCGCGCGGCAGGTTGAGGTCGGCCACCAGCCAGCGGGCGGCCGCGCGTTGCGGCGCGCTCTGGCGCAGGAAGTCCGAGTCCAGCCGATCGGCCAACACCATGTGCGCCAGCGCCAGCACCAGCTCGCCCTGAGCGTCCAGCACGGCGGTGTAGCTGCCGGTCGGCGTGTCGGCGGCCTGCAGGCTGCCGGCGCAGTCCACGCCCAATGTCTGCAGTTGGGCCAGCAACGACAAGCCGACAGGATCGCGGCCGACCGCGGTGAGCAGATGCACCGGCAGGCCCAGGCGGGCCAGGTTCTCGGCGATGTTGCGCGCGACGCCGCCCGGCGATTCGGATTGGCGTGCCGGATTGGAACTGCCCATCTTCAAGGATTCGATCGCGTGCAGCTTGCGGTCCAGGTTGGTGCCGCCCAGGCAGACGATCGGGCGTCGGGTCGGCAGCACATAGGCCCGCCCGAGGATGCGGCCCTCCTTCACCAGTTGCGCCAGATGGCCCGCGACCGCCGAGCGCGACAGGCCCAGTTGATCGCCCAGCTCCTGCTGGCTGATGAAGGGATTGGCCTCCACCAGCGACAGCAATTGGTCTTTCGACGTGTTCATTGTCGGCATTCTAGACAATTGTCTTGATAGATAGACAAGTGTCCATGCTGGCGGGTGGGGCGGGCTGACGATGGAGGCTGGACGGGTGCGGCATCCTGCCCAGTGCGGTGAGCTGCGGTCTTCGGCCTGCGCCGTCCGGCCGACGACGTCAGTCAATGCCCGACAGCGGAATCGGTCGAACATGACGCCCCGCTTGGGTGTTCCGCGGCTTGGGCAGCCGCGACGCCTTTCGTATTCTTCAACCCATGGAGACGGGATGGTGGCTTGTCTCCAAAGGCGCAAGCCGGACGATGTTGGACGTTGTTGGGTGGTTGGTTCAGAAGGCGGGCATCCTCACGGATGTCCGCCGTCGTCTTTTGGGGCCGCCACCTCTCGCGGGCGCCGGGCCAAGGCATGCGGCCTGATGGCGATCTCGCGGCGATGGGAGATCGCCCCGTCGCCGCCGCGTTTTGACATCCGTCGACTTCCAGGTGGAGCGCGCGCGCGAGCTGTTGCCCTGGGGCCAGTCCTTGCCCCTTCGCCGGGGTCGGCGGCGCTACATTCGGAACGCGTCGAGGCCGTCGGGGCGGGACCCTGCCCTCGGTCGCGAGGGAGTTCCGACGATGTTCAAGACGATCGCGGCCATGTTTGGCTACTTCAAGGCCGCCGTGCCGTTCCGGCTGGTGCCTGCGTTGATCACCACCGGCGTGCTGCTGGGGCTGTTGCTCATTCCCACGCCCGACGGACTGACACCCAAGGCCTGGCAGCTGGTGGCCATCTTCCTGACCACGATCGTGGCGATCATCCTGAAGGTGATGCCGATCGGCGTGATGGCGATGATGGCCATCGTGATCGTGTCACTGTCCCAGGTGACGGCCGGTTCCTCGAAAGGCGCGATCACCGATGCGCTGAGCAGTTTTGCGAGTCCGCTGATCTGGCTGATCGTGGTGGCCATCCTGATCTCCCGCGGGCTGAAGAAGACCGGGCTGGGCAACCGGATCGGGTTGCTGTTCATTTCGCTGCTGGGTCGCCGAACGATCGGCATCGGCTACGGGCTGGCCATCTGCGAACTGGTGTTGGCCCCGTTCACGCCCAGCAACACGGCGCGTGGCGGCGGCATCGTGCATCCAATCATGAAGTCGATCGCCACTGCCTTCGACTCCGATCCGGCCCAGGGCACCGAGGGCAAGGTGGGGACCTATCTGGCGCTGGTGAACTATCACGCCAATCCGATCACCTCCGCGATGTTCCTGACCGCCACCGCGCCCAATCCGCTGGTGGTGGACTTCGTGGCCAAGGCCACCGACCAGACCTTTCACCTGAGCTGGACCACCTGGGCGCTGTGCATGCTGCTGCCCGGTCTGGCCTGTCTGCTGCTGATGCCGCTGCTGATCTACGGGCTGTCACCGCCGCAGTTGAAGGCCACGCCGGACGCGGTGAACTATGCGCGCACCGAGATGGCCAGGATGGGGCCGCTCTCGGGCCGCGAGAAGGTGATGCTGGGCACCTTCGCGCTGATGCTGTTGCTGTGGGCCAATGTGCCGCAGATGCTGTTCGGTGCGGCGTATGCGCTGGATCCGACCGTGGTGGCGTTCGTGGGGCTGTTCATCCTGATCATCACCGGCACGATCGACTGGGACGATGTCCTGTCCGAGAAGAGCGCCTGGGACACCCTGATCTGGTTCGGTGCGCTCGTCATGCTGGCCGAGCAGTTGAACAAGCTGGGCGTGATCGCTTGGTTCGCGGCCGGCATGAAAGGCGCGATCGTGGCCAGCGGCATGGGCTGGCTGCCAATTGCGGCGGTGCTGGTGCTGGCCTTCGTGTTCTCGCACTACCTGTTCGCGAGCACCACGGCGCACATCAGCGCCATGATGCTGGCCTTCCTGACGGTGGGCGCGCAGCTGATTCCGGCGACCTACCTGGTGCCGTTCGTGCTGATGATGACCGCAGGCTCCGGCATCATGATGACGCTGACCCACTATGCGACCGGCACCTCGCCCATCATCTTCGGCAGCGGCTATGTGACGATGGGCCACTGGTGGCGGGTGGGGGCGGTGATGTGCATGGTGGAGCTGCTGATCTTCGCGATCGTCGGCTGCCTGTGGTGGAAGGTACTGGGGTTCTGGTGAGCCCGGGAGCAAAGGCATGAAAACAGCGGTCTTCAGTGCGCGTCGCTATGACCAGTCCCTGCTGGTGACCGCCAACCAGGCCGCCGGGCATGAGCTGAGGTTCATCCAGGATCGGCTGACGGTCGACACGGCGCCGCTGGCTGCCGGTTGCCCGGCCGTGTGCGTGTTCGTCAACGACAACGTGGATGCGCAGGTGCTGGCGCTGCTGGCCGAGCAGGGCACGCGGCTGATCGCCACCCGCTCCACCGGCTTCAACCACATCGACGCGGGTGCGGCGGCGCGGCTGGGCATCGACGTGGTGCGGGTGACCGACTATTCACCGTACTCGGTGGCGGAATTCGCCGTCGGCCTGTTGCTGGCTGTGAACCGCAAGATCGCGCGGGCGAGCGTGCGGACCCGTGAGGGCAACTTCGAGCTTGATGGGCTGATGGGGTTTGATCTGCACGGCAAGACGGTGGGCGTCATCGGTACCGGCAAGATCGGGCTGATCTTTGCGCGGATCATGGCGGGATTCGGCTGCACGGTGGTGGGGCACGATCCCTATCCCAGCCCGGAGTTCGACGCGATCGGCGGCCGCTACCTGAGCGTCGAGGCCTTGATGGCCCAGGCGGACGTGGTGTCGCTGCACTGCCCGCTCAACGACGCGACCCGCTACATCGTCAATGCGACCACCCTGGCGGGGCTCAAGCGCGGCAGCATCCTGGTCAACACCAGCCGCGGCGGTCTGGTGGACACCGAGGCCGCGATCCAGGCCTTGAAGACCGGCGCGCTGGGAGGACTGGCGCTGGATGTCTATGAGCAGGAGGCGAGCCTGTTCTTCCAGGACCTGTCGTCCACCGTCATCACCGACGACGTCATCCAGCGGCTGGTCTCCTTTCCCAACGTCATCGTGACCGGGCATCAGGCGTTCTTCACCGTCGAGGCCATCGGACAGATCATGCGCACGACGATCGAGAGTCTCACCGCGTTTGAGCATGGGGCGCCGCTGGTGAACCGGATTCCTGCGGGGTAGCGGGTGGGGGGGCTGGTCCGCTGGGGGGACGGGCGAACCGGCGGCCGTCACTAAGATGGCCTGCATTGCGCCGCCTCGGCCGCGAGGGTCGAGCCGTTCGCCCTCAACCCGCCGGGATCTGCAACCTTCTTCATTCCCTGACGATATGACCTTGCTCCAGCCTGCTCCCACCGCTTTCATGATCGACCTCGACGGCACCTTGGTCGACACGCTGGGTGATTTCGTCGCCGTCCTGAACCAGGTGTTGTCGGATCTGTCGCTGCCGGCGGTGCGGCGCGAATTTGTGGAGCACACCATCGGGCAGGGCAGCGAGCATCTGATCCGGAGCGTGCTGGCCGAGGTGGGTGCGCCGCCTGCGCAGTACGACCCGGCCTGGACGCTGTATCAACACCACTACGAGCGCCTCAACGGCCTGCATGCGGCGGTGTTTCCTGGCGTCATGGAAGGACTGGTCGCGCTTCGCGCGCTCGGCCTGCCGATGGCCTGCCTCACCAACAAGCCGGCGGCCTTCGCGCGTGAACTGCTCAAGCGCAAGGGCCTGGACAGGTTCTTCGACCGCGTGTTCGGCGGCGACGACTTCGAGCGAAAGAAGCCCGATCCGTTGCCGCTGCTCAAAACCTGCGAGGCCCTGGGCAGCGCATCGTCGACCACCTGGATGGTGGGCGACTCCAGCAACGATGCGCGCGCCGCCCATGCGGCCGGTTGCCCGGTCGCCTTGGTCCGCTATGGCTACAACCACGGCCAACCGATCGATGAGGTGCCGGCGCAGCGGCACATCGATCGGCTGGATCAGTTGATCGGCTGATCAACCCATCAACCCATCAACCCATCAACCGATCAACCGATCAACCGATCAACCGATCAACCGATCAACCGATCAACCGATCAACCCATCAACCGATCAACCCATCAACCCATCAACCGATCAACCGATCAACCGATCAACCGATCGACGAATCAACGGACCGCCCAGCGACAGCCCGGCGGGCACGGCGCGGCGGACGTCAGCGTCCGCTGCCGACCGCGTTGCGGGTGCTCGGTGTGGCGGCCCGTCCGCCGAGCAGGTCGGTCTTCAGGCCGCTGTCGGCCGGCGATTTGCCCAGCCAGATCTTGAGCAGGGTGTTGAAGAACTCGGCCTCCTTGATGGGGTCGCCGGGCATCACCTTGCCGTTGACGAAGATCACCGTGCCGGTGCCGGGGATGTAGTCCACACCGAAGCTTTCGCCGGTCACCAGCTTCTTCTTCTGCACGAAGATCTCCGACATGCGCAGCACGCCGTTGATCGCCCGGCCGAATTCCTCTCGCGTGGCGTTCTGCTCCATGCCCTTGGTGAAGAGCTTGCCGAGTTCCTCGCCATCGATGTCGCGCAGCATCTGGATGTGCATGCGCTTCGGACCGGTGTTGGCCAGCACGGCCTCGGGCGTGGCGGCCTTGGCATTCAGATAAAGCCCGGCGGTGTAGACCTTGAAGATCGCCTTGTAGCGGGTGCCGGCGCCGTTGAGCACCAGCCTCTGGCCCGCGACCTCGACCACGGTGTCGTACTTGACGCCGTTGACCTCGATCGGTGGGGCGGCGCCCGGCGGCGCGGCGGAGGTGGCGGGCGCGGGTGGCGACGTGGCGGTCTGCGCGTGGGCTGAGGGCGCTCCGAGCACCGCAGCCAGGATCAGGCTGGAAACCCAGCCTGGGACGAGGATGGTATGTAGCTTGGTCATGTGTCTCTTCCTTCCTCATTGAGGATCGGCCCGCTTGCTGCGGACTCTGCGGCGCAGTATGAGCGAAGGCATGCCCGGTCGGCCATTGGGGCTCCTCCTGCTACACTCGTTCGCACCATGTTTATCACGCGCAAGCACATCAAGGGGTCGAACGACCGGGGAGCCTGGCCCTGGCGACGCCCGCACGACTTCACCTGAAGCCGCCTGCTGCTTGCCGCCCGTCGTCCACCGCTGATCTGCGGACACGGGCCACCGTCACGAATCCGCTGCACCCTCAT
The Roseateles amylovorans genome window above contains:
- a CDS encoding low molecular weight protein-tyrosine-phosphatase; translated protein: MTSLLLVCAANLCRSPMAEAVLRARAAPLGLTAVASAGVFASSRAAPVDRRAHQVLSSRGYALDKRWRSRRVRSEDFDTHDLILAMDRTVLRALRSMRPPVSPARIGLFLNGMTGLGLDEVPDPYYGATDGFALVLDLIEARVQTWPSEARAFSTDLD
- a CDS encoding pseudouridine-5'-phosphate glycosidase; translation: MTLEHLIEFSPEVANARLARQPIVALESTIISHGMPYPQNVQTAREVEAIVREHGAVPATIAVLDGKIRVGLDEAQLEWLGRSPDAMKLSRRDLPFALATGRIGATTVAATMICAQLAGIEVFVTGGIGGVHRGAETSFDISADLQELARTPVAVVCAGAKSILDLALTLEYLETYGVPVISVGQDNFAAFYTRDSGLKADFRIDDPGDQAKFLRAKWALGLGGGAVISNPVPAEAAMPPAVIDGYIAQALSEADAQGISGKSVTPYLLARIKDLSGGASLATNIALVKHNAAVGAALAKALVV
- a CDS encoding PfkB family carbohydrate kinase, coding for MNTSKDQLLSLVEANPFISQQELGDQLGLSRSAVAGHLAQLVKEGRILGRAYVLPTRRPIVCLGGTNLDRKLHAIESLKMGSSNPARQSESPGGVARNIAENLARLGLPVHLLTAVGRDPVGLSLLAQLQTLGVDCAGSLQAADTPTGSYTAVLDAQGELVLALAHMVLADRLDSDFLRQSAPQRAAARWLVADLNLPRETLDQLRAEAIARQQSLVVVAVSAPKMKRLGERLEGIELLVLNRGELHALMSAPQATGSSKASPHGPRERPPELLDDNASASASDSDSDNDNDNDHALTEAWHRLRERGLRRLVISEGAKGLRYSDGDRLRTLPAPRLAARRIREVTGAGDAMTAGIVAALSRAPDDLRAACQLGLKLAALTLQSDHTVSDALHPGLLDGVAPFPTHESSPP
- a CDS encoding substrate-binding periplasmic protein, whose product is METSPGPSVPPKALGVASADAVTASVRDLGAPRAAGTAHSAAGKRGGSSGEAEAGRRFTLVALARSAVALTGVLATARYAGAIPLGMGPAPASAATSPVPDPMARGGASSTGAPAPAPASQIPAPRSVASSGDAVPSSGLLRLRTASQSGSPLKYSSGDPQRPGLCGEIVTALLRADPDLRLDGVEQRVPLRRVELMLGRREIDVFFCLLDAEHRSPLMRYLPVPLYRVRHVLAMRADDPRVPRNWDELRAFARTEPLLVQQGTKLAGTLREADVRHVESARTDRDAMEMLVRGRATAVYGQDLGLRQAQRGTELERLVRIGPTVFQEDVQYAVVSRGVSAPVVARLTERLRQLAVSGELARLAERYR
- the rpe gene encoding ribulose-phosphate 3-epimerase, whose protein sequence is MTPPTHRIAPSILSADFANLGEEVRQVLAAGADWIHFDVMDNHYVPNLTFGPMVCEALKKHAVKPDGTRAPIDVHLMVQPVDSLAQAFCRAGADLVSFHPEASQHVDRTIQLIHGEGAKAGLVFNPATSLDVLEWVIDKIDLVLIMSVNPGFGGQSFIPSALKKLQQAKAMILASGRDIRLEIDGGVKVENIREIADAGADTFVAGSAIFGKPDYRAVIDSMRAELAR
- the apaG gene encoding Co2+/Mg2+ efflux protein ApaG, whose amino-acid sequence is MAHPHFHCSVVVEPLAEQTFPERGQHAFTYTVTIENRGDVTAQLIGRHWTIVDANGHSQEVHGLAVVGHQPVLQPGERFQYSSWAQIATKQGSMSGRYLCATETADVFYADVPEFLLAEAGSLH
- a CDS encoding DNA-3-methyladenine glycosylase I — protein: MSDRLLQAPDGQWRCRWCETPGFDAYRHYHDQEWGYPVDDDRRLFEKLCLEGFQSGLSWRTILAKREAFRAAFSHFDIERVARFDEADIERLLADAGIVRHRGKIEAAIHNAGRALALQQEAGSLAAFFWRHEETGLPPHEVRGASDGSRTLSKALKQRGWKFVGPTTVYAFMQAMGLVNDHAPGCIGRNAVDRARARFRLPT